A window from Lytechinus pictus isolate F3 Inbred chromosome 9, Lp3.0, whole genome shotgun sequence encodes these proteins:
- the LOC129268216 gene encoding glycoprotein 3-alpha-L-fucosyltransferase A-like, with the protein MKTTQKILISCFLLIASHTFTCIIVIQLRERHNDRRHDFTRTFVRNISQSSPCYLRVHVWCDEGVQRTPQKFECPGLKCGIIFSQDVNYNTMKSSDAVVHVSYWDWSRVLKERPPNQVLIFFTLESPKFTTPSVIPPRGYDRVYSYIMSYRPSSTIPSPYGFYDSTVPQLATDDDRNWASGKTELVAWVSSRCKDKRPGGYRSWRRLEFVETLAKHVSVNMYGKCGNKECDNKDGGCWNFLRTHKFYLALENTECRDYITEKFWFNALLNDMVPIVYGPPREDYERVAPPNSFIHLQDFKSFQELADYIKRVDLDDKLYNSFFEWKKQGTVRYMGAQLIHQPEFMCKVVSKLLDSENKSRYCNQGIGEINPSINEFLSNSCFVPTGFPHDF; encoded by the coding sequence ATGAAGACTacccaaaaaatattgatatcgtGTTTTTTGTTAATAGCATCGCATACGTTTACTTGTATTATTGTCATTCAACTGCGTGAACGACACAACGACCGGCGCCACGACTTTACTCGCACATTTGTTAGAAATATATCGCAATCTTCGCCGTGTTATTTGCGTGTTCATGTTTGGTGTGACGAAGGGGTCCAACGAACACCCCAGAAATTCGAATGCCCGGGGCTGAAGTGTGGTATTATTTTTTCCCAGGATGTCAACTACAATACAATGAAGTCAAGTGATGCGGTGGTACATGTATCGTATTGGGATTGGAGCAGAGTGCTTAAGGAAAGACCACCGAAtcaagttttgatttttttcacacTCGAGAGCCCTAAATTCACTACACCTAGTGTGATACCACCTCGCGGGTATGACCGTGTATACAGCTATATAATGTCTTACCGACCATCGTCTACGATACCTAGTCCGTATGGCTTTTATGATAGCACTGTACCGCAGTTAGCCACTGACGACGATCGTAACTGGGCCTCGGGGAAAACCGAGCTAGTAGCTTGGGTTTCATCCAGATGCAAAGACAAACGTCCCGGTGGATATCGGTCGTGGCGGCGCCTTGAGTTTGTGGAGACACTTGCAAAGCATGTTAGTGTCAATATGTATggaaaatgtggaaataaagaaTGTGATAATAAAGATGGCGGGTGCTGGAACTTCCTGAGGACGCATAAGTTTTACCTGGCTCTGGAGAACACCGAATGTAGGGACTACATCACGGAGAAATTCTGGTTTAACGCGCTCTTGAACGACATGGTTCCTATCGTCTACGGCCCTCCGCGTGAAGATTATGAGCGCGTAGCGCCACCGAATTCTTTTATCCATCTTCAGGATTTTAAAAGCTTCCAAGAACTTGCCGATTATATCAAACGTGTAGATTTAGACGATAAGTTATACAATTCATTTTTTGAATGGAAAAAACAGGGAACGGTAAGGTACATGGGTGCACAGTTGATACATCAGCCGGAGTTTATGTGCAAAGTGGTATCTAAATTGTTGGATTCAGAAAATAAGTCACGTTATTGTAACCAGGGCATTGGAGAGATAAATCcatcaataaatgaatttttgtcaaattcaTGCTTCGTACCGACCGGATTTCCTCACGACTTTTGA